In Melioribacteraceae bacterium 4301-Me, a genomic segment contains:
- a CDS encoding MBL fold metallo-hydrolase, which translates to MIEIKKFVFNPFQENTYLIWDTNSKCTAVVDPGCSSPYEEQQIADFIKTNLLSIKFLINTHCHIDHILGNKFIKENYKCEFWAPDKDVFMLKLMEEHAKNFGMNLKESPQPDKLISEEIELNLDGTIGKFLFTPGHTPGEYCIYFPLESVCITGDVLFKEGIGRTDLWGGDYNLLINSIKTKLFTLPEDVKIYPGHGEPSTIGYEKLHNPFLI; encoded by the coding sequence AAAAAGTTCGTCTTTAATCCATTTCAAGAAAATACTTACTTAATTTGGGATACTAACTCTAAATGCACTGCCGTCGTTGACCCAGGCTGCAGCAGTCCTTACGAGGAACAGCAAATAGCTGACTTCATAAAGACCAATTTATTGTCAATAAAATTTTTGATAAATACTCACTGCCATATCGACCATATCTTAGGCAATAAATTCATCAAAGAAAATTATAAATGTGAATTTTGGGCACCAGATAAAGATGTTTTTATGCTAAAATTAATGGAAGAGCATGCTAAAAATTTTGGAATGAATTTGAAAGAATCACCTCAACCCGATAAACTAATTTCTGAGGAAATTGAGTTAAATCTTGACGGAACTATAGGCAAATTTTTATTTACTCCTGGTCATACACCTGGTGAATATTGTATTTATTTCCCCTTAGAAAGTGTTTGTATTACTGGCGACGTACTTTTTAAAGAGGGAATTGGAAGAACAGATTTATGGGGAGGAGATTATAACTTGTTAATCAATTCAATTAAAACAAAACTGTTTACTTTACCTGAGGATGTTAAAATATATCCTGGACATGGTGAACCAAGTACAATAGGATATGAAAAATTACATAATCCTTTTCTTATTTAA
- a CDS encoding ABC transporter permease subunit — protein sequence MTVVTSKKNKSKEYFYVIITLLFIYLILFEFILPINSFLPKPSLLKESFSSLWSQYNLLQHLALTTTLIYASLIISYLAIEIFSGIFVSLFVNFPGIILLSRIFKFFSPFVMTIILYFWLHNSILSEFIFSTVISLIFMLSILAKEISTIPHYYVESALCLQLNKKELYKKVFWKYSQVEIFSQLRSLHYYLWTFVLLYEYIGKINGIGAVFYLIVEYRDLSALILIGLIVFILIWIGEGIIIIINKRLIFWKKE from the coding sequence ATGACCGTAGTTACTTCTAAAAAAAATAAAAGTAAAGAATATTTTTACGTTATTATAACGCTGCTATTTATTTATCTAATCCTATTTGAATTTATTTTACCTATCAATTCATTTTTACCTAAGCCATCGTTATTAAAAGAATCGTTTAGCTCGCTTTGGAGTCAATATAATCTTCTACAACATCTTGCATTAACTACCACTTTAATATATGCCTCACTAATTATTTCATATTTAGCTATAGAAATTTTTTCGGGCATATTCGTAAGTCTATTTGTAAATTTTCCTGGAATTATACTTTTATCAAGAATATTTAAATTTTTTTCGCCTTTTGTGATGACGATAATATTATACTTTTGGCTTCATAATTCAATATTAAGCGAATTTATTTTTTCCACTGTTATATCACTCATCTTTATGTTAAGTATTCTTGCTAAAGAGATAAGTACCATCCCACATTATTATGTTGAGTCTGCTCTTTGTCTCCAATTAAATAAAAAAGAATTATATAAAAAAGTTTTTTGGAAATATTCACAAGTAGAAATTTTTAGTCAGTTGAGGAGTCTTCATTATTATTTGTGGACATTCGTTTTGTTATATGAATATATTGGAAAAATAAATGGAATTGGAGCTGTTTTTTATTTGATTGTTGAATACAGGGACTTATCTGCATTAATTTTAATAGGTTTAATTGTTTTTATTTTGATTTGGATAGGCGAGGGAATT